From the Vulpes lagopus strain Blue_001 chromosome 15, ASM1834538v1, whole genome shotgun sequence genome, one window contains:
- the HPX gene encoding hemopexin has product MAWALGLLGLCWSLAVAHPLSPDGTHGNGTEGGSGARVKPDVTELCLDGWSFDATTLDEHGAMLFFKGEFVWKSHRWVRELISERWRNLTSPVDAAFRRGHNSVFLLKGDKVWVYPPEKKEQGYPKLLQEEFPGIPSPVDAAVECHRGECQDEGVLFFKGNQTWFWDLTTGTKKERSWPAVGHCSSALRWLSRYYCFRGNQFLRFNPVTGEVLPKYPLDVRDYFIPCPGRGHGHRNGTGHGNDTHHGHEDMRCSAFPVLSALLTDNHGATYAFSGSHYWRLDTSRDGWHSWPIVHQWPQGPSTVDAAFSWDNKVYLIQGTQVYIFLTKGGYTLVDGYPKRLEKEFGSPHGINLETVDAAFTCPGTSRLHIAAGRHLWWLDLKLGAQATWTEVPWPHEKVDGALCVEKSLGPNSCSANGPSLYLIHGSDLYCYSDVEKLSTAKSLPQPQRVKSLLGCNH; this is encoded by the exons GGACGGTACCCATGGGAATGGAACTGAAGGTGGGAGTGGGGCCAGAGTGAAGCCAGATGTGACCG aaCTCTGCTTAGATGGCTGGAGCTTTGATGCTACCACCCTGGATGAACATGGGGCCATGCTGTTTTTTAAAG GGGAGTTTGTGTGGAAGAGTCACAGATGGGTCCGGGAGCTAATCTCAGAGAGGTGGAGGAATTTAACCAGCCCCGTGGATGCGGCCTTCCGCCGTGGTCACAACAGTGTCTTCCTGCTCAAG GGAGACAAAGTCTGGGTGTATCCTCCtgagaagaaagaacaaggatATCCAAAGTTGCTCCAAGAAGAGTTTCCTGGAATCCCATCCCCTGTGGATGCAGCTGTAGAATGTCACCGTGGGGAATGCCAAGATGAAGGTGTCCTCTTCTTCAAAG GTAACCAAACATGGTTCTGGGACTTGACAACGGGAACCAAAAAGGAACGTTCCTGGCCAGCTGTTGGGCACTGCTCCTCTGCCTTACGATGGCTCAGCCGTTACTACTGCTTCCGGGGTAACCAATTCCTGCGGTTCAACCCTGTCACGGGAGAGGTGCTTCCAAAGTACCCTCTGGATGTTCGAGACTACTTCATACCCTGCCCTGGCAGAG GTCATGGACACAGGAATGGGACAGGCCATGGGAATGATACCCATCATGGCCATGAGGATATGCGCTGTAGCGCATTTCCAGTCTTGTCTGCACTGCTGACTGACAACCATGGTGCCACATATGCCTTCAGTG GGTCCCACTACTGGCGTCTGGACACCAGTCGGGATGGGTGGCACAGCTGGCCCATTGTCCATCAGTGGCCCCAGGGTCCTTCAACAGTGGATGCTGCCTTTTCCTGGGACAATAAAGTCTACCTAATCCAA GGCACTCAGGTATATATCTTCCTGACAAAGGGAGGCTATACTCTAGTAGATGGTTATCCGAAGAGGCTGGAGAAGGAATTTGGGAGCCCTCATGGGATCAACCTTGAGACTGTGGATGCAGCCTTTACTTGTCCTGGGACTTCTCGGCTCCATATTGCAGCAg GACGACATCTGTGGTGGCTGGACCTGAAGTTAGGAGCTCAAGCCACATGGACGGAGGTTCCTTGGCCACATGAGAAGGTTGACGGGGCCCTGTGTGTAGAAAAGTCCCTCGGCCCCAACTCATGTTCTGCCAATGGTCCCAGCTTATATCTCATCCATGGCTCCGATTTGTACTGCTACAGTGATGTGGAGAAACTGAGCACAGCCAAGTCCCTTCCACAGCCCCAGAGAGTGAAGAGCCTCCTGGGCTGCAATCATTGA